From Sediminibacterium sp. TEGAF015, a single genomic window includes:
- a CDS encoding S9 family peptidase — MRLFQFLAIMLFSSTLLAQQTPITKANYELAARFSPNKVQKMVFSLNVDPHWLKKSDRFWYMYETSEGKKWYIVDAAKSEKKLLFDNAVMAAKLTRITDDPMDAQHLNIDSMKFIRDENWISFEVKTTKDVVKKDTAAKKGTPPVMEKKVFYFEYNINSGELVEITDPVKTKRKPMWASIAPDSSIVIFGRNNNLWSMDWASYKKALVNEKDSTIVETQLTKDGVENFGYHSNGNGETNVEKEKNKGIRRPAFILWSPDSKYFVVNITDSRRVKDLWVINSIAEPRPTLETYKYWMPGEKESPVEYMRLFEVGNKSMREISTGMYKDQTVNVWSAPSKVSSRDDEGRANIWLGTADKFYFSRTSRDLKRIDIGVVDVKTATAKTLIQEQMNTYVEIRRIGLVNEGKELIQWSEDDGWGHFYLYDENGKLKNQITSGPWHAEDILAIDEKARVLYFSANGKEVGENPYYLHAYRVNFDGTGLKLLTPGDFDHSTSMDDNKRYLVNSFSRVNTVPKSVLLAADGRKIMDLETADLSSLFAAGYKFPEIFKAKADDGITDLYGVMYKPFDFDSSKKYPIVEYVYPGPQTEAVNTSFSRGFDRTDRLAQLGVVVITLGNRGGHPSRSKWYHNYGYGNLRDYGLADKKAVAEQLADRHKFLDINRVGIHGHSGGGFMSTAAILVYPDFFKVAVSSAGNHDNAIYNRWWSEKHHGVKEIISEKGDTTFQYNIDKNPDLAKNLKGKLLLFHGEIDNNVHPANTMRVANALIKANKRFDMKLLPTQRHGFGDMTEYFFWGMSDYFAKYLIGDSTERPVDLEEMNRDIPQNNKASGGGRRQ; from the coding sequence ATGAGACTATTTCAATTCTTAGCGATAATGCTGTTCAGCAGTACGCTATTGGCACAACAAACACCAATAACCAAGGCCAATTATGAATTGGCTGCCAGGTTCTCTCCAAACAAAGTTCAGAAAATGGTTTTCAGCTTAAATGTGGATCCACATTGGCTTAAGAAGTCTGATCGTTTCTGGTATATGTATGAAACCAGTGAGGGGAAGAAATGGTACATCGTAGATGCAGCAAAGAGTGAGAAAAAATTATTGTTTGATAATGCTGTAATGGCAGCTAAGCTAACCCGCATTACCGATGATCCAATGGATGCTCAGCATCTGAACATCGATAGCATGAAATTTATCCGTGATGAAAACTGGATCAGCTTTGAAGTAAAGACCACTAAAGATGTTGTAAAGAAGGATACAGCTGCCAAAAAAGGAACACCACCTGTAATGGAGAAAAAAGTGTTCTATTTTGAATACAATATTAATAGCGGTGAGCTGGTTGAAATTACAGATCCAGTAAAAACAAAGCGTAAGCCAATGTGGGCAAGTATAGCTCCTGACAGTTCCATCGTCATTTTTGGCCGCAACAACAATTTATGGTCAATGGACTGGGCTAGTTATAAGAAAGCATTGGTAAACGAAAAGGATTCTACCATTGTGGAAACACAATTAACCAAAGATGGAGTTGAAAACTTTGGATATCATAGCAACGGAAACGGAGAAACCAATGTAGAAAAAGAAAAGAACAAGGGAATTAGAAGACCTGCTTTTATTTTATGGTCGCCAGATTCCAAATATTTTGTAGTCAATATAACTGACAGCAGACGAGTGAAAGATTTGTGGGTTATTAATAGTATCGCAGAACCAAGACCAACATTGGAAACCTACAAATACTGGATGCCGGGCGAAAAGGAGTCCCCTGTAGAATACATGCGTTTATTTGAAGTAGGTAATAAGTCGATGAGAGAAATTAGTACAGGAATGTACAAAGATCAGACAGTCAATGTATGGAGTGCTCCATCTAAAGTGAGCAGCCGCGATGATGAAGGAAGAGCTAATATCTGGTTAGGCACCGCTGATAAGTTTTATTTCAGCAGAACCAGCCGCGACCTTAAGAGAATTGATATTGGAGTAGTGGATGTAAAAACGGCTACAGCTAAAACATTAATTCAAGAACAAATGAATACCTATGTGGAAATCAGAAGAATCGGTTTGGTGAACGAAGGAAAGGAATTGATTCAATGGAGTGAAGATGATGGTTGGGGACATTTTTATTTATACGATGAGAATGGTAAATTGAAAAATCAAATAACATCAGGGCCTTGGCATGCAGAAGATATTCTTGCTATTGATGAAAAAGCCCGAGTGTTGTATTTTTCAGCGAATGGCAAAGAGGTTGGTGAAAATCCGTACTACCTTCACGCTTATCGTGTAAACTTTGATGGCACAGGACTTAAGCTATTAACTCCCGGAGATTTTGATCACAGCACTTCCATGGATGATAATAAGCGTTATCTGGTGAACAGTTTCTCCAGAGTCAATACAGTTCCTAAATCAGTGCTATTGGCGGCAGATGGTAGAAAAATTATGGATTTGGAAACCGCAGACCTAAGTAGTCTGTTTGCAGCAGGCTATAAGTTTCCGGAAATATTCAAGGCCAAAGCGGATGATGGCATTACCGATTTATACGGTGTAATGTACAAGCCTTTCGATTTTGACAGTTCCAAGAAATATCCGATTGTAGAATACGTATATCCAGGTCCTCAAACAGAAGCGGTGAATACTAGTTTCAGCAGAGGCTTCGATAGAACTGACCGTCTTGCGCAGCTAGGAGTGGTTGTAATCACTTTAGGTAACAGAGGAGGACATCCAAGCAGAAGTAAGTGGTATCACAACTATGGATATGGTAACCTGAGAGATTATGGATTGGCAGACAAGAAAGCAGTAGCTGAACAATTGGCCGATAGACATAAATTCTTAGATATTAATCGTGTGGGTATTCATGGTCACTCTGGTGGAGGCTTCATGAGTACAGCGGCCATACTTGTGTATCCTGATTTCTTTAAGGTGGCTGTATCATCTGCCGGTAACCATGACAATGCTATTTACAACAGATGGTGGAGTGAGAAACACCACGGTGTTAAAGAAATTATCAGTGAGAAAGGGGATACAACTTTCCAATACAATATTGATAAAAACCCGGATTTGGCTAAAAACCTAAAAGGTAAATTGTTGTTGTTCCATGGTGAAATTGACAACAATGTGCATCCGGCAAATACGATGCGTGTAGCCAATGCACTGATTAAAGCCAATAAGCGTTTTGATATGAAGTTATTGCCTACACAAAGACATGGGTTTGGCGATATGACTGAGTATTTCTTCTGGGGTATGAGCGATTATTTTGCAAAATATTTGATTGGAGATTCAACAGAACGTCCGGTTGATTTGGAAGAAATGAACCGCGATATTCCTCAAAATAATAAAGCTTCAGGAGGCGGAAGAAGACAATAA
- the kynU gene encoding kynureninase, producing the protein MHHTFQPTLAYATEMDQQDPLNYFRSQFHFPQHQGKDVIYFCGNSLGLQPKNAAKAFETELNTWQELAVGGYFNGTNPWLYYQEYLKPALSKLVGAKESEVSAMNALTVNLHLLMLSFYKPTPGRYKIIMEAGAFPSDQYAVETLVRHFGLNPDDTIIEIQPLDGSKTLTTQQITDVIKATGSQLAMVLFGGINYYTGQYFDLATITKATHEVDAIAGFDLAHVTGNIPLNLHDWEVDFAAWCSYKYLNAGPGATGGYFIHEKHVTNSSMNRLAGWWGNNESTRFKMEKGFIPKQDASGWNISTAQVFNMTALKASLEIIDKADIHALREKSIVLTNYLAYLLQQLTNINFEIITPADPAQRGAQLSLYFKEKGKEIHSKMIESGIIVDFREPGVIRVAPAPLYCGFTDVYRFYEILKTNF; encoded by the coding sequence ATGCACCATACCTTCCAGCCAACTCTGGCCTATGCTACCGAAATGGATCAGCAGGATCCACTGAATTATTTCCGGAGTCAATTTCATTTTCCTCAGCATCAGGGGAAAGATGTTATCTATTTCTGCGGAAACTCATTGGGTTTACAGCCGAAAAATGCGGCAAAAGCATTTGAAACAGAGTTGAATACCTGGCAGGAATTGGCAGTTGGTGGATATTTCAATGGAACGAATCCGTGGTTGTATTACCAGGAGTATTTAAAACCCGCATTGTCTAAACTCGTGGGCGCAAAAGAAAGTGAAGTAAGCGCCATGAATGCCCTTACAGTCAATCTTCACTTATTAATGCTAAGCTTTTACAAACCAACTCCAGGCAGGTATAAAATCATCATGGAAGCAGGCGCATTTCCGTCTGATCAGTATGCGGTAGAAACGCTGGTTCGCCACTTTGGTTTAAATCCAGATGATACCATAATTGAAATACAGCCTTTGGATGGTTCCAAAACATTAACTACACAGCAAATTACAGATGTTATTAAAGCAACGGGGAGTCAGCTTGCCATGGTTTTGTTTGGTGGAATCAATTATTATACTGGACAGTATTTTGATCTTGCAACTATTACAAAAGCTACACATGAAGTAGACGCCATTGCAGGATTTGACCTTGCACATGTAACTGGTAATATTCCACTTAACCTTCATGATTGGGAGGTTGATTTTGCGGCCTGGTGTAGCTACAAATATTTAAATGCCGGACCTGGCGCTACAGGGGGGTATTTTATTCATGAAAAACACGTTACCAATTCCTCAATGAACCGTCTGGCTGGTTGGTGGGGTAATAATGAATCTACCAGATTTAAAATGGAAAAGGGATTTATTCCCAAGCAAGATGCTAGCGGCTGGAATATTAGTACGGCTCAGGTTTTTAATATGACGGCACTTAAAGCTTCGCTAGAAATAATAGACAAAGCTGATATACATGCGTTAAGAGAAAAAAGTATTGTACTTACCAATTATCTGGCTTACTTACTGCAGCAGTTAACGAATATCAATTTTGAAATCATTACTCCGGCAGACCCTGCACAGAGAGGCGCACAGTTATCTCTCTATTTTAAGGAAAAGGGAAAGGAAATTCATTCCAAAATGATTGAGAGTGGTATAATTGTAGACTTTCGTGAACCGGGTGTTATCAGGGTTGCTCCTGCTCCCTTGTATTGTGGATTCACAGATGTGTATCGTTTCTATGAAATATTAAAAACCAACTTTTAA
- a CDS encoding SGNH/GDSL hydrolase family protein — MQHINSFLALGDSYTIGEAVPIHESFPYITTQLLRKKKISIYAPEIVAKTGWTSSELAEHLLHTQLNHHYDFVSLLIGVNNQYRNLSVDNFLNDFEFLVKKAIHFASGKNERVIILSIPDWGCTPFATDKNKEQIAKEIDAFNIVCKQTAKQYHTNFIDITTETREFSLEPKAIASDGLHFSYETHLIWAKKMANAIQQILE; from the coding sequence ATGCAGCATATAAACAGTTTTCTTGCTTTGGGTGACTCTTACACTATTGGTGAAGCTGTTCCAATTCATGAGTCGTTTCCTTATATAACCACTCAATTACTAAGAAAGAAAAAAATATCCATATATGCCCCGGAAATAGTTGCTAAAACCGGATGGACAAGTTCAGAACTTGCAGAACATTTGCTGCATACCCAGTTAAATCATCACTACGATTTTGTAAGTCTGTTAATTGGTGTTAATAATCAATATAGAAATTTATCAGTAGACAATTTTTTAAATGATTTTGAATTTCTGGTAAAAAAAGCGATTCATTTTGCATCAGGCAAAAATGAAAGAGTCATTATTTTATCTATTCCGGACTGGGGATGCACTCCTTTTGCAACAGATAAAAACAAAGAACAGATAGCAAAGGAAATTGATGCTTTCAATATTGTTTGTAAACAAACTGCCAAGCAATATCACACAAACTTCATTGATATTACTACTGAAACAAGGGAGTTTTCATTAGAACCCAAAGCCATTGCATCAGATGGCCTTCACTTCTCTTATGAAACACATTTAATCTGGGCAAAAAAAATGGCAAATGCCATACAGCAAATACTGGAATAA
- the pyrF gene encoding orotidine-5'-phosphate decarboxylase — protein sequence MTITSLSQHIQNKQSYLCVGLDTDFQKLPVHLKDKPDAMLRFNKAIIEATLPHCVSYKINTAFYESMGLKGWEIMQETLSFIPKTHFTIADAKRGDIGNTSTQYAKAFFEAMDFDAITVAPYMGEDSIRPFLEYENKVTIVLGLTSNIGSNDFQQLLLEEYDESLTMVPHITQGAVSKRLYEHVIGRVATWGTPENLMFVVGATQATEFENIRSIVPEHFLLVPGVGAQGGSLEAVSKFGLNKNAGLLVNASRAVIYASEGEDFADKAKSVAKAYQEEMATYLSNR from the coding sequence ATGACCATTACATCATTAAGCCAACATATTCAGAACAAACAGTCTTATCTCTGTGTAGGATTAGATACCGACTTTCAAAAGTTGCCAGTTCATTTAAAAGATAAGCCAGATGCGATGCTGAGGTTTAATAAAGCCATTATTGAGGCAACTCTACCGCATTGCGTGAGCTATAAAATCAATACAGCCTTTTATGAATCAATGGGATTAAAAGGATGGGAGATTATGCAAGAAACTTTGTCATTTATACCCAAGACGCATTTCACTATTGCTGATGCCAAACGAGGTGATATTGGTAATACCTCAACACAATATGCCAAGGCATTTTTTGAAGCAATGGATTTTGATGCCATTACTGTAGCACCATATATGGGAGAGGATAGTATTCGTCCTTTTCTGGAGTACGAAAATAAAGTGACGATTGTACTAGGGCTCACTTCTAATATTGGCAGTAACGATTTTCAACAACTACTGTTGGAGGAATATGATGAATCGCTCACGATGGTACCCCATATAACGCAGGGAGCAGTCAGCAAAAGATTATACGAACATGTTATAGGCAGAGTAGCAACCTGGGGAACACCAGAAAATCTAATGTTTGTGGTTGGTGCTACACAGGCAACTGAATTTGAAAATATCCGAAGTATCGTTCCCGAACATTTTTTATTGGTTCCCGGAGTAGGTGCTCAGGGTGGAAGCTTAGAAGCAGTAAGCAAGTTTGGATTAAATAAAAATGCAGGATTGCTTGTAAACGCAAGCAGGGCAGTTATTTATGCTTCTGAAGGAGAGGACTTTGCTGATAAAGCAAAATCTGTTGCAAAAGCATATCAGGAAGAAATGGCTACCTATTTGAGCAACCGTTGA
- a CDS encoding tryptophan 2,3-dioxygenase, which translates to MEKEPMYYGSYLQLEKIIESQYPVSFEPGNEPAHDEMLFIVIHQAYELWFKQILFEMDYCMGVFQKEKINDNSEDLNLVRHRFKRIIKIIELLNQQVGILDTMTPMDFLAFRNLLTPSSGFQSKQFRLIEARLGLVLEKRHQKDYYKRTNEGGFTQKDYQDINQTEENKNLLQLINDWLERMPFFHSDYWEQTGENLPENHPFWSAYREIYLSGLSEREKNKSVDFDAIFFHLYPSYFSDEQKEFLSTSFSPAAMRAALFIMLYRDFPVFQTSYQILDALIEIDHLMSNWRHKHLIMVRRMIGMRVGTGNTSGAGYLEGALNKHYVYRDLSGLSTFLIERRKLPKLPASLIQFLGFNL; encoded by the coding sequence ATGGAAAAAGAACCCATGTATTATGGAAGCTATCTGCAATTGGAAAAAATCATTGAAAGTCAATACCCGGTAAGTTTTGAACCTGGAAATGAACCAGCTCATGATGAAATGTTGTTTATTGTTATTCATCAGGCATATGAGCTATGGTTTAAGCAGATTCTATTTGAAATGGACTATTGCATGGGCGTATTCCAAAAAGAAAAAATCAATGACAATTCAGAGGACTTAAACCTGGTAAGACACCGGTTCAAGCGAATCATAAAAATTATTGAATTACTGAATCAACAGGTTGGCATCTTGGATACTATGACCCCTATGGATTTCCTGGCATTCAGAAACTTGCTTACTCCTTCATCCGGATTTCAGAGTAAACAGTTCCGTTTAATTGAAGCAAGACTTGGATTGGTGCTTGAAAAAAGGCACCAGAAAGACTATTATAAACGAACCAATGAAGGTGGATTTACGCAGAAAGATTATCAGGATATTAATCAGACAGAAGAAAACAAAAATTTACTTCAACTCATTAATGACTGGCTCGAAAGAATGCCGTTCTTTCATTCGGATTACTGGGAACAGACCGGAGAAAATCTTCCTGAAAATCATCCATTCTGGAGCGCTTATCGTGAAATATACCTGAGCGGACTTTCTGAAAGAGAAAAAAACAAGTCTGTTGATTTTGATGCAATTTTCTTCCATCTGTATCCTTCCTATTTCAGTGATGAACAGAAGGAATTTCTTTCAACAAGTTTCAGTCCCGCAGCTATGCGTGCCGCCTTATTTATTATGTTGTACAGAGACTTTCCTGTCTTCCAGACTTCTTACCAGATACTGGATGCTCTGATTGAGATTGACCATCTTATGAGTAACTGGAGACACAAGCACCTGATAATGGTTAGAAGAATGATTGGTATGCGTGTGGGAACCGGAAATACTTCCGGCGCTGGTTATCTGGAAGGTGCTTTAAACAAGCATTATGTTTACCGAGACTTGTCTGGCCTTTCTACTTTCTTAATTGAGAGAAGAAAACTTCCGAAACTACCCGCAAGCCTGATACAGTTCCTGGGATTCAATTTGTAA
- a CDS encoding class I SAM-dependent methyltransferase, producing the protein MADRAWFKDWFNSPYYHLLYQHRDETEAEQFIRTLISYLNPSKGSKMLDIACGKGRHSMVLANLGFDITGIDLSEASIEDAKLAESDLLHFYQHDMRKLFRINYFDFAFNFFTSFGYFKTRREHDNAIRMMANSVKVGGTLVIDYMNVHYVEQQLVPSLQIEVNDVKFHITKWQTEAHFLKQIQITDKDHLQPMHLYTEKVAKFSLGDFTDMLSYHHMQVTEVFGDYQLGSYDVKHSPRMVMVARKLK; encoded by the coding sequence ATGGCAGACAGAGCATGGTTTAAAGATTGGTTTAATTCGCCATACTACCATTTATTATATCAACACAGGGACGAGACAGAGGCTGAGCAGTTTATTAGAACCCTGATTTCTTATTTGAATCCGTCAAAAGGGTCAAAGATGCTTGATATTGCCTGTGGAAAGGGCAGACATAGTATGGTGCTTGCAAATCTTGGTTTTGATATTACCGGTATTGATCTTTCTGAAGCCTCTATTGAAGACGCTAAATTAGCAGAGTCAGATCTTCTACATTTTTATCAACATGATATGCGAAAGCTGTTTCGCATCAATTACTTTGATTTTGCATTTAACTTTTTTACCAGTTTTGGTTACTTTAAAACCAGAAGAGAGCATGATAATGCCATTCGAATGATGGCAAACAGTGTAAAAGTGGGAGGGACACTGGTTATTGATTATATGAATGTTCACTATGTAGAGCAGCAGCTAGTACCAAGTCTACAAATAGAAGTAAACGACGTTAAATTTCATATAACAAAATGGCAAACAGAAGCTCATTTTCTTAAACAGATTCAGATCACCGACAAGGATCACCTGCAGCCCATGCATTTGTATACAGAGAAGGTTGCCAAATTTTCTTTAGGCGATTTCACAGATATGCTGAGTTATCATCATATGCAGGTTACTGAGGTATTTGGTGACTATCAGCTGGGAAGTTATGACGTTAAGCATTCTCCCAGAATGGTAATGGTAGCCCGTAAATTGAAGTAA